ACTTCGGCTTCGGGATCCACTTGCAACCAGGGCGACCACCGAGTCCAAGTCGAATAATCTGTGACTGCATTGAAGACATCACTGACATCAGCATCGATGGTCTGGGAACGCTGAATATGAAAAGCAGGCATGGTGAATTCGTCCCTTCGGAGTGGCTGGCGTACCGACTCCGGATATCCTAGCAAAATCGCGGTGGAACAGCGTTACGACGCAATTTCCCGACCGAAACTGCTCATGAGTTTCGCCCGAATCAGTCCTGCTCACCTGTATAGTCGCCGGTTGGCCCGCCATTCGTTTTCAATTCAACGACCACCAACAATGGTCGGTGATCCGAGGCAATCGGTTCGTCCAGCACTTCGGTTGAGACGATCCGCCACGAGCTGGCAGGACACATCGCAACATAGTCGAGTTGTCGGTTGGGTGATTTCGCGGGAAAGGTATGCATCGATTCTGATGTCGAGACCTTCCACTTTGTTTGCAGCAATTGCATGGCCTCAGAAGCGGGCTTCGCGTTGAAGTCGCCCGCGATAACAGTCGGCTGGTCACCGTTGGCAAACAGTCGATTGAGCTCATCGATCTGCTTTTCCCGCAGGTCAGCACGAACGTGGTGCAAGTGGGTCGTCGCGAAACGCAATCGGGTTGAGTGAATCTGCATTTCAGCGACTCCGACGATCCGGCGTTCCCGGATGGGATCTCCGGGCAACCAGTGCACTTCGAGCGATTCGATCGGGTATTTCGAAAGGATCGCTTGACCATACTCTCCGCCGTCGTAGTCGATTTGCTTTGCGAATTCCCCAAACAAACCGGACTTGGCCGCTAGTGTTTCGACTTGATTGACCATTCCGTTCCGGCGGGTGTTTTGGTCGACTTCCTGGACCGCTACCAAATCAGGTTCCACCTTTCGAATGACGTTTGCCAAACGATCCAGATCGATCTTGCCGTCATTTCCTGCCCCGTGATGGATGTTGTAGCTCAACACCCTCAACCGAATCGGCGAGGCCGAATCCTGTGCTTGCACCTGCGGGGCCGAATGGAACGAGACAAAGACGGTTGCGAGCAGCAGAGTGACTTTGACGGGCAATGTCGACATTCAATTCACGTTGTTTGAAGCAGGTAGCAAGTTGGAAGCAGTTGACCAAACATCTGATGTTGTGTGGACGAGAATCCGTTCGGCTCGAACTCACCGAAGCAATCCGGAGGGAGGTTACTTCAATCTCCACCGAGTGTGTTGAAACTGCTCTTACCCAGGACGGAATCCTTCCAAGATTCCTCACCCACCCGATAGCCGGACTCGGCAGCAAATCAATCGGAGCGTTGAACGCACTGGAGCGTTTGGATAGGCTTCGATTCGTCGGCCAGCGCAACTACACTGGCGGTCCACGCAACGACCGGTGGGAACCCTGTTGGCAAAGCCAGCGGGGAGATCCGAAGGCCAGTCGCTCGCGTGCGAGACGTTGCCCCGCAATCGCATTTTCAATTGACGATTCGTCTCGGACGAAGCGACTGGCAACTGACACGGTAATGGACGGCAAAATGCCTCGTGCGCAAAGGTCGCGCTAGCCAGGTTCGAATTCAACAAGAAATCAGGTTTTTGAATGGCTCAAGCCAACGCTCAACTGAAGCAAGTTCGCCAAAGTTTAGGGCTGTCGCAGTTGGAACTTGCGACGCGGGCGGGAGTTTCGGCACGGACCGTCCAGTTTGCTGAATCGGGTCAGAATGTTTCCAGCGGGACGATGCGGCGAATCGCGACCGCGTTGGGCGTGGAATCAGACCAGTTGGTCCGAATTGATCCTGGCACCGGTCAAGATGCGTTTGTGGATCTTCCCTGGTCCATTGTGGACAGATTCCGAAACAATCGCCCAATTGACCAGGGCAGCATGTGTCGCAACGAATCCGAAGTGGCGGAGATCGTTCGGCAGATGCGAGAAAACTTCAGCGTACACATTCAAAAATGGGGGTCGTCTCAAAGCCAGCAGGAAGCGTTGCAGCGAGACAAGGCGATCAACCAAGTGTACGTTCGCTACGAACAACGGTACATCGAATTGTGGCGTCAGAACCCGGGCTGCATTCGCTTGGATCGCATCAACGAAACAATCTGTGGGGCCAGCATCGTATTGCCGCTGACCACCGAATCGTTCCAAGCGTTCCGCAACGGCGAACTGGGCTGGCTGGACATCTCCGCGGGCGACTTAGCGGACCAATCCCAGTACTTGCTGCTTGATTCAGTCACCGAGTTCACCAACCAATGTCGCCGCCCTTGGTACCAAGTCACCAAATCACTCAGTTCGATCACCTTCGCTCAAGTGGCCTCTCTGGCAGAATCCCCCAATCAGTCGGACTTCGAAATGGTTTCGTTCTCGGCGAGTCCATTGAATGAGCGAAGGCTTGCCACCATTGGCTTCATTCCTGAACCGACCACGGAACCCGAGTTCAACTACCCGATCTATTGGTTCGGAGAAGACCCACGGATTCTATCGAAGGATGAATACACCAATTGGTCCACCTTCAAACACTTTGCGATGCTAGTCAAATCCGTTGACAAGTCCGCCATTCGCCGGCGGATGATTCGTAGTGCTCTTGCGATGATCAAACGACTGCAACGACCAATGGGCGGTTCGTTCGAGCAACAAGCGGCCTAAACTGTTCTCCGTTGTTGCAACACGCCGCATTCACATCAAGTTGACTGGATCGATGTCAACGAGGAATTCGATTTCCTCTTTGGGGTCGACTTTGAAGTCGGCCAAACCTCGACGGATGACTTCGCCGACGACCGCCGCTTCGGTGGCCTGAAGCAACAAGTGAAACCGATACTTGCCGCTGATCTTGACGATCGGTGGAGGTGCCGGCCCAAGGATCCGAACCTCTGCCTTGAGCAGATCGCGAGCCTTTTCCAAGCGGTCAACAATCGCGTCGGCGACGGATTCGGTTTTGTCTTCCAGCGGGCCGCGAATGATGATCCGCGCCACGCTGCCGAGCGGTGGGTAGTTGAACTTCTTGCGGTTCACCATCTCGTCTTCGACGAACTTCAAATAGTCGTGCCTCGCCGCGGCTTGAATCGCCGGGTGCTCCGGCGTGAACGTCTGCACGATCACTCGGCCGCCACGATCGCCACGTCCCGTTCGACCAGCGACCTGAGTGACCAATTGGAACGTTCGTTCGGCGGCGCGGAAGTCCGGGAAGTGCAACGCTGAGTCCGCGTTGATCACGCCAACCAACAACACGTTGGGAAAGTCCAACCCTTTCGCGATCATCTGCGTGCCGAGCAACACATCGATCTCGCCGGCACGAAACTCCGACAGCACCCGTTGGTGGCTGCCAGCCCGCTTCATCGTGTCGCTGTCCATCCGAGCAATGCGAGCATCGGGGAACCGAGCCTTGGCTTCCATTTCCAATTTCTGCGTGCCCAAACCGCCGTAGCGAATCCCATCGAAGCGACACGCCGGACACCAGGGCGGCGTCGGGATCGTGTAATCGCAGTAGTGGCACATCGCCTTGCCGCCGTCACGGTGATGAGTCAGCGGCATGTCACAATCGGGACACGCACACACGGTGCCGCAAGCGGGACACTGGATCGTCGTCGCGTAACCACGTCGGTTGAGCAACAGAATCGCTTGCCCTTTTTCCTTCAGCGTCTCCAACACCGCAGCATGCAAGGGTCGGCTGATCGCGCCGCCCTTGCCGCGTTCCTCTTTGACCCGCAAGTCCACCAGTTGGACATCGGGCATCGGACGATTGCCGACCCGCTCCGACATCGTGACCAGTTCCGCGTGCCCGGTTTGCGTCGCATGCCAAGCTTCCATTGACGGCGTCGCGGAACCCAGCACCAACGGAATGCCAAGTGCCATCGCTCGGGCGTGAGCCACCTTGCGAGCGTGATAGCGTGGCTGCTTGTCTTGCTTGAACGAGGTGTCGTGTTCCTCGTCGATCACGATCAGCCCCAAGTTCGGCAGCGGTGCGAACACCGCACTGCGAGGCCCGATAACGACTTGGACTTCTCCTCGACGAATCCGCTGCCAATGGAAGTGACGTTCCGACGCGGACATTTGGCTGTGCAACACCGCGACGTTCTGGAAACGATCTTCGAATCGCCCACGGGTTTGTGGTGTGAGGCTGATCTCGGGCACCAACACGATCGCCGATCCCGCTTGCTTGACGACGTGTTCAATCGCCTGGATGTAGACCTCCGTTTTGCCACTGCCGGTCACGCCGTGCAACAACAACGTCCGCCCGCGTCCGCTGTCGACGGCTGAATTGATGCGAGACAACGCGTTCTCTTGTTGCGCCGTCAGCTCATGCGTTTTTCTGGCTTCGCCATCGTTGGACTGAGCCCGAATGCGGATGTTTTGACTGAGCTCTCGTCGCACTTCGGGGATCAAGAGCTCTTTCTTTCGCAACCGCCGAATCGGGTCCTCGGTGCACTCGGCCATGATCGCGATTTCTGCCGCGGTCATCGGTCGATCTTGAGCGATCAGAAACCGCATCGCCGACTGTTGCTTGGATGGCAACTTGGCAATTTGTTCTTCGGTCAGCCCCGGTGCCGGTCGAAAGTAAGTCGTCTTCCGCGTGCCCGCGTTGTCGCGAACGCTGGCGGGAATCAACGTGTCAAAGACTTGGCCCGCCGGAACTTGGTAGTAGTGAGCGATAAACATGACCAAGCGAACCAGGGCCGCATCGCACAGCGGTTCGTCGTCGATGACTTCGGCCACGTCGCGAAGTTTTTGCTGTGCCGCGTTGCCGGTCTTGATCGACACACACCAACCCGGAGTGGGCTTTTTCCGATGCCCCAGCGGCACGCCCACACGCATCCCCGGGCGGAGGACATCCAGCAAATCGTCCGGGATTCGGTAATCGTAGGGCCCGTGTGGCGATCGAGCGAACACGATCGACGCAAGCTGAACGTCTTCGCCGACCGTCAGCTCCCAGGGAGGAGGATCGGTTTCGAACAATTCGTTCTGGGTTGGTTCGGACGAGTCTGCGGGCACGGGTGCGGCGGCAAAAGGAGGGAAGTGCAAAGTTGGTTCGCCCAGATCGGGCATCGATGAATCAGACAACATAACGTGTGAGCTCCTTTTCTTCCCGGCGGGCGCAAGATAACCCATCTATCATCGCCTCACCCCGTGACACGTCTGGTCACCCGCCACGTCTGCGCCAAGACCACCCTGCCCCGCCCTACCCCACCACGAGCCTCTTCGGGAGTTCCAGCCCGAGCGATTGACGCGGACTTCTCCGGAGCCAGCCAGGCTCATTCACCCAAAATGGGTCCGTCGTGGACAACGCAGTGCAAATCGGATGCATGGGTGACCCGGTGGCCATCGGCCCCAATACCTTTTCTCCCGCCGATTCCCAGTCGTTTTTTGTGTCAGGGATTCGCTGACTGGATCTCGATCTTCTCCAGTTCCAAGCTTGACATTTGCGATTCAGAGGCAAGCGTGAATTGGATGGAACCAGGGCGGATGTCCTCCGTCCCGATGTCCGCGTACCCGAGGACTTTGCTCTTGGTTTTGCCTTTGCAAACAAAGAAGATCGTCCGCTGAAGACGCACCAAACGCAGCGTTCGAACCGCATCGAGGTCGACGATGTCCATGTTGTTCGATTGGAAATTGTTGTCCTTGTTCTTTCGATTTGGAATCTGCGCCGTGATTCGAAAGCCGTTGTCGTCCCTCGGCTGGAGAGTCAATTCGGCCTTGTTGGGTTGGTCACCGACGTCCAGTCCGATCGTGAATTTGCTATCGTCGCTCAGCTGTAAAGTTCCGATGTCCACGGTGATCTCAAAGTCTCCGCTCAAGGCCTTGCTGTATCCGATCAATGCGGAATCATGATCCGCGATCATCTTGATTCCGCTTTCTGTCACACTCGCATGAATCATCTCTGCGAACTCGCGAGTAGTGGGTTGAAAAGAATCCACAATCGATCGATGCCTGAATTCTCTTGTGACACGTTCCAATGCGGTCACGCGAGGATCCAAATCTTTTGATCCTGGTGGACTGGTGCGAATCACCAACTCTTCCAACACGACGGACAATTCTCCCGCCTTCATGCGGCTTGCCTCAATGCGAAGTCCCATGGTTGAGACAGGGTCACGCACGGCTCTGGTACCCAAGAGGTGGAATCGGTCGGAGTCACCGTGCGCGATGAGTGCATACGTTGTGTCACCGCGTCGGATGAGTCGGAGCCTGCCTTCTCTCGATTCATCACCTGTCTTTCTTGAGTCAAAAACCTTTTTTGTTTTTCCCAAATACATCCACCGCATCGTGGCGAGTTCCTCGCCAGCAGCACGATAGCTACGTGCGGCACTGTAGCGATTGCCGTGCTCGTCAAGAAACCGCAACGTGAAATCGGCCTGCCCGGTTTCTGCTGAGCCCGTCAAGTTCGAAAAACGCAACGTGGCGTCAAAGTCCCCGGATATGCGATGCCGGTCGCCAACGAAATAGGAACTGAATCCGGGCAAGACATCCGGTTCGATTCGAAGCCCGGATGGCGAAGCGTAGGATCGGGCTCTGGATCTCGGGGTATCGAAACGAGTGCGATCGATTGGCTTTGTGAAATCAATCCGCGTGTGCTCCTGCATCGTTTCCAGTCCAGCGAGGAACTCCGGCACATCGCTCGCGAGTTCCTGCTGTTGCGGAGCGGGTAGACTCTTTGGCCAATCGCCAGTCCATGTCATGTTTCGAACTTTGAGCTTCGATTCACTCCCGACGTAATAGAGCCCCAACCGGCGCTGGTGTTGAATGAGACCGTGCTGAAATGCGTCAACGTCATTGACCGCAATCTGTAGTTGATCGCCCTGAATGGTCAAACGAACACGGTTCCAATCGTTCTCCTTCAAACGAAGCGGAATGGAATCGGGATTCGAAGCCGTCGCAGTTGATGTCATTCCAACCGACGGATTGTGAACCCAATGTGGTCGCACGCCATCTGCATCCAATCGAAAGACGAGTCTTTCAATCGCGGGGTGAGCACTGTACTCACCGGATTGATAGAAAAACTCGTACTCAATCACGCCATCCTCGAGGATCGGACGATGGTAGTGAGCCAAGCATTCCACGGACGTGTGCCCAACATTTTCAATTCGCTTGCCGGTAATGAATCCGTTCGCGTGGTCGTCGGTCGTTGCCCATCGTTGATCGGCATCGTCTTGGTAAGCTTTCCAACTGCGAGCCCCCTCGAGCAACGGATAAACCGTCTCGGGAACGACTGGTCTTCCCGTGATTTGCAAATTCCGAACGGTCCCACGCGTGCCAGGATCGTTGCGAAGTGCCAGCCAAGGTGCGTATCCGAATTCACGTCGATCGACTTCGCGGCCATTGCAAAACGTTGTGACTTGGTCGCCTCGAACAACCGCTCGATATCGCAGGTAGGTATCTGGAACAGGTAGCGGTTTCTTTTGGAATGGAGAGTATCCATGCACAGAGCGATAATCACCCCGCATCAATCCCGCCCCTTCAGCGATCGATAGCCACTGGCCGCCGACAAAGATGACGCCGTTCTGGTTGGGAATCAGCGATACATCAGCTTCGACTTCGTAGTTGCCCGCCAATGGGGTTTGGTAGTGCAGATAGTCGACATCGTGTGACGTCACACACCGTACCGTTCCATCGGAGGCGAACCAGCGTGTGTTTGGGCGACCGGCATCCTGAGTGCTAGCAGTGGCCCGTGCAGACGGGTGCCAGTGCCTGAGTCTTTCCGAATCGCCGAATTCCAGTCGTGCCTGGATGTCCTGCAGATGCAAACCGAGTGCGGACATGGGAACACTGTCCTGCATCGGTAGCAGAACTTCAAAGATATCCGCGCTGACATCCTTTAACGCTGGCACTTGATGTGAGACGTAGGTGAACAGCAATTCAGGCCACCGCTCGGTCAGCGGTTCATTGCTTCTCGCGACCAATTCATACAGTTTGTCGCCCAACTTGTTTGCCGAATCCATCCGGCCCCGTGCCATTTCGATCAACGCCAGCAAAGCTACTTTGCGTCGTTGCTGGGTATCGTCTGCATCGGGCAGTTCACTGAGACGACGAAACAAGTCATCCAGTTGTTTCGCTCTTTTCGCAACGCGGATCAACTCCAATGCTGGTGACTCGACTTCACCGCCCAGACGCTGCACACCGTTTTCGGATGTCAGGTCGGTAGCAGCGAAGGAACCGTCGATGCGCAGAAGTGTTGGACGGTAAGGTGGCAAGACCCAATTCACCAAGTACTCGTATTCGGCCGTCGGGTCGTCACTCATTGCCCGAGCTGTAGCAACAGCGGTTCGACCGTTTTGCCGCACGATGTCTTCGCCGAAAATTCGCGACATTGCGGCAGCATCTGAGTTCGTGCCCTCCTGCGCTTCCGCACTATTGATCGTTAGAAACACGACGGAAAGAGCGAGAATTAGACGATTCATAGAGTTGATCATGCCGAACTTCACTTGCTCTCTTCCATCAGCACAAACTGAGTGGGTTTGTCCGCTGTCATTGAGATGGAGCGGTTCGGGACGTAACCCTCCAAATACACCGTCGCGTTCAGACCGCCTGCAGGCATGTTCGGCACGATAAATTCGCCGTCGGGATTGCTACGGACATTTCGCATGAACACACGCCTTCCGTTCCCATGGTCAACCATGACGCGGGCATTTCTCAACGGTCGTCCGTTCGAATCTTTGACGATACCGCGATAGTCCACTCCAGCGATGAGCTGCAGATCAACTTTGTTTTCCGAACCACGCTGAGTTTGAATCGTTTTCGTTACAGGTGGGTGATACTCGCTCAAGACCGCAAGTGCCACGATACCAGGAGTGCGTGCGACGAGATCAAACACACCGTCCTTGTTGGTTGTTGCTGTGATCCTTTGATTCTCGTTTCGCGGATCGGCACCGACCACCACGACACCGGAAATGGGTTCACCTGTGTCCTGTAGAGTCACTTTTCCAGAGATCAACACGCCTTCCGCGAGCTTCCACACCACATCCATTGGTTTCTCTTCTGAAACGGAGAACGTAAAGTCCTCGCGTGGTAGAAAGCCGCGAGCCGATACCGTTGCGCTGAAGTCCGGTCGATTAGGATGAAATCCGTGCATCTCGAATCGGCCGTTCTGGTCCGTTTGGAACTCGGGCTGAAATTGCGATGTCGACGTGCCTGCCGTTTGAATGGTTGCGTTTGCGATTGGCATGCCCGTTTCAGATGTGACAAGCCCCGTCACCGAACATCCGCCGCGTGTCATCATGACTTTGTGAATCTTTCGTCTAGGCCAATTCAAGAGTACGCGTTTGGCCATATACCCGGGCGCGGATACCCAGCACTCCATGACCGTTGGCTGAAAGTCGGGGATCGAAACAGCACCATGGGAATCAAAGACAGCATCCACCTGCTTTCGCTGTTCCCAGATGCGCGCGTTCTGGATAGGAGTTCCATCATGCACATCGGTCACCAGTAATCGAACCGCACGATCTGCATGGAATTGAAGTTCGACTGCTCCTCTGACCACATCATCCCACGAGTAAGTCTCTGAAAAATCCGCGAAGCCGGTTTGCTTGGCGACAAACCGAACGGTGCTTGGTTGCTTCGATGGCGGATGAGCGTACACGCGGTAATGCGCCCCTGACATGCCCCAACCGATTCGAGTCCCCGAGCAATAGTGACGGTCCAGCAACTCTCCTCCTTCGCCGAGAAACTCAATTCCAACGACGGGAAAATGTGGCGGCGACAAGTCTGGCATGCCTTTGAAGCGAACCAAGGGAGACAGCACATTTGTTGGCAAAAAACGGACAGCGAAGTCCCAGTCTTTCAATCCGTTGGTGACTTTCAGAAGCAAAGAGTTGACACCCTTCTTCAAATTCACATCGAAGATCGTTTCGTCCAACATGGATGAATTGGCATTGGTGCTGCGTCCTACCAGGTCTCCATTGAGCCAAACCGCACACATGTCGTCGTGTGCGATTGCCATCCTCAATGATTGGTCTTTGTCACTGATGAACTGTGTCCATGCATACCCAACACAGTTCTCACCTCCGATGCCAGAGGCGAGTGCGCCTCGCAAATCGACGATCCGGCTGTCAACACTTTTCCACGTGTAGAGTCGGTCACCGTGAAAGCGGACGCTGCCTCCCCGAAAGTGCCTCTCGTCTTCAAAGTACTGTTGGCCTAACGCCTTGATACCATCAGCCTCGATGGGAATTGGCCCGAGTATCTGCCATTCCCCTAAGAAAACATTCGAACGCAAACGCTGGATATTTCCAGGAGTCTTGGAACCATCCTGGGCTTCAGACGGCTCCACGATCGCAAAAGACAGCGTGGTCGCCAGGAGCGTTGCAAGGCAAATGCGTATGTTTGGGAGCATCAAAGTTTTCAGGAATTTGCGTCGACGAAATCGGCCCGGTTCTTTGTCGCCCGGCACAAAGAATTCACCCGGACTTTTCCTGAGTTTTGGTCAATTTACTCGGCAATCGCGTCTAGCGATCAGAAAACTGTCGTCTCGGGGTTTCCGCTTCGAGAACAATCGTGCTGATGAATCGCTCCATCATGTCATCTGGATTCCGTCGAGACATTACACTGGTTCTCAAAGATCCATGCTCTCAGCTCTCAAGGAATCCAAGATCGCGGGTTCGTGCCACCGAACATTGTGACCGTGGATTCAGCCGAACGTCCGAGACAGAACATCGCCCCAGCCCAGTGCATCCATGGAGCCGCAGAGTGTCCACGATTCTGAGAAACATCCTGGCAGTCGTCGCGGGTCTCTTCCTCGGCAGCGTGCTCAACATGGCGATTGTCACCATCGGTCCGATCCTGATTCCGCTCCCCGACGGGGTGGACATGTCGAACATGGACCAATTCGCCGAGAACCTCAAACTGCTCAAACCAGCGAACTTCTTCGCACCTTGGCTGGCTCATGCACTGGGCACGCTCGTCGGCGCATTCGTTGCCGCCAAGATCGCTGCGAGCCACAAGATGAAGTTTGCACTTGGCATTGGCGTGTTCTTTCTGCTGGGCGGAATCACGATGGCCGCAAGCTTCGGCGGCCCACTCTGGTTCATCGTCTTGGACTTGGTAGGAGCGTACTTGCCAATGGGATACCTGGGTGGAAGTCTCGCGGGAGCAACGAGACCGCAACCGACGTGATCTGAAATACATTTCGACGGCCCCATCGGGGGCGGCTGGATGGTTGTTGATTGTCCTCTCGGGGCTTCCGCCCCGAGCTAAGAACGCGGACTCCTTCGGAGCCATGCAGGAACGTTCGCCCCGGACGGGGCCGTCGTGGATCACGCGACACAAAGCGATCCATAGGTTCGCTCCGCGCCCCGAACTAAGACCAACTCGCAAACCTATCAACGGGGGCTAAAAAGCCTTGCCAAGCAACCGTGTTGCCCCTAGTCGTGATCGGACAGTTGGCGTGTCACGGCATCGCTTCCTGCTGATGAATGGCGTCATTCTGCCGAAACCCAACCCACCAGTTTGACTGCCAGGGCCTACCCGCCAGAGGCAGGCGACGCTATAAATGAGCATGTCCAAATGGCGGTTTGAAAGGTGGCACCATGATCCAAGATTTCTACGTTCAACACGAAGGCAAGGTTGTCGGGCCAGCCACTGCGAAACAATTGAAGGTCCTGGCGTCCCAAGGGAAAATTCATGGTGAAACCCTGATTCGGGCCGGTGAATCGGGTAACTGGGTGCCCGCCTCCCGCATCAAAGGATTGTTTGCGGCGATCGCCAAAATTGATCCCGGGCCAGCCACTTCGATCGCAACGAGCTCAGCGGCCGCTGCCCCCTCCGTTTTCAATCAGGCTCAGTCACCCAGCGAGCTTGCCAAAGTACAGAATGTCCCCATCGTTCAGTCGACCGATTCACGGCTTTCAAAATTTATCAGCGACGGTCAGCCGCCGAAGGTGGTGGGAAAGTTACTGGGACGCGTGCACGATATTTGCGTTGAATCTGAAATCCCCGAATACATCGCAGTTCAGCACCTCCCATCAGTGATGTCGCCGGATGCGATCGTTTTGACCAATCGACGTGTCATTATCTTTCGAGCGAAATCGCTCGGCCGAATGGAGATGCTCGATGTGCCTTGGTTGCACCTCGGGAACATTCACATCAAAGAAGGGATTGTCGGAGCAACGCTTTCCGTCACCGGAATCAATGGGCACGTTGAAACGCTGGATCACTTGCCAAAGGCTCAAGCCCGTTCGGTGTATCGAGTTGGTCAACAACGTGAGGAAGAGGTTCGTGAGCAACGTCGCCAACGGATGATGGAAGAACAGCGAAACGCAGCCAGTAATGTGACCGTCAACACAAACGTTTCAGCAGCGGTTCCCGAGGCACAACCACCACATATGGATTTGACGGCTCGTTTGTCTCAACTGAAATCAATGCTGGATGCTGGGCTGATCGATCAGTCCGAGTTCGATACCAAGAAAGCCGAGATTTTAGCGATCCTATGACCGCGGCATTTCGACGGCCCCATCCGGGGCGGCTGGATGGTTGTTGATTGTCCTCTCGGGGCTTCCGCCCCGAGCTAAGAACGCGGACTCCTCCGGAGCCATGCAGGAACGTTCGCCCCGGACGGGGCCGGCGCAACACAACCACCGCGGAGCGGTGAAAGATGGTAGACGGGGGTCGCGAAGCGCACCCCCGGAGATCAAAAACAGGAAAACTGACCCCGATGGGGTCAAAGAACCACGCCGCGGAGACGCGTTGTCTCTCGTCGTAATACCACTGCTCGCGTGGCACAAAATCGTTTCCTGCTGACGGCTGGCACCATCTTGCTTCCAGGGTGGAATCCCTCGAATTGTTGTCACTCGAATCGGTAGCCCGCTCGGCTCCACTTCCGTAGCAGCCATCCGTGAAGCAACAACATGCCGGCGGCATCCAGGACAAGTGCGAACAAAACCCCGGCATCCAACGAAGTCGCCTGTGCACCATCGAAAATCATTCCCACAAACCTTCCTGCCACCGACAGAATCAGCCCAGCCAGGATCAGCACGAGCGGAATCCAAACAACACGCCTGCGGAACCAGTTCACAGCAGCAAGCATGCACAATGAGTTCGCGATCGCTGAACTCAACAACCCCGCAATTTGTCCTACATCCGAATCGGGATAGCCTCCAGCAAAACCGCTGGCACTGTAAACCTCACGCGTCCATCGCAGCAGAACAAAGATCAAGGCGGA
The nucleotide sequence above comes from Rhodopirellula bahusiensis. Encoded proteins:
- a CDS encoding carboxypeptidase-like regulatory domain-containing protein produces the protein MLPNIRICLATLLATTLSFAIVEPSEAQDGSKTPGNIQRLRSNVFLGEWQILGPIPIEADGIKALGQQYFEDERHFRGGSVRFHGDRLYTWKSVDSRIVDLRGALASGIGGENCVGYAWTQFISDKDQSLRMAIAHDDMCAVWLNGDLVGRSTNANSSMLDETIFDVNLKKGVNSLLLKVTNGLKDWDFAVRFLPTNVLSPLVRFKGMPDLSPPHFPVVGIEFLGEGGELLDRHYCSGTRIGWGMSGAHYRVYAHPPSKQPSTVRFVAKQTGFADFSETYSWDDVVRGAVELQFHADRAVRLLVTDVHDGTPIQNARIWEQRKQVDAVFDSHGAVSIPDFQPTVMECWVSAPGYMAKRVLLNWPRRKIHKVMMTRGGCSVTGLVTSETGMPIANATIQTAGTSTSQFQPEFQTDQNGRFEMHGFHPNRPDFSATVSARGFLPREDFTFSVSEEKPMDVVWKLAEGVLISGKVTLQDTGEPISGVVVVGADPRNENQRITATTNKDGVFDLVARTPGIVALAVLSEYHPPVTKTIQTQRGSENKVDLQLIAGVDYRGIVKDSNGRPLRNARVMVDHGNGRRVFMRNVRSNPDGEFIVPNMPAGGLNATVYLEGYVPNRSISMTADKPTQFVLMEESK
- a CDS encoding GYF domain-containing protein, which gives rise to MIQDFYVQHEGKVVGPATAKQLKVLASQGKIHGETLIRAGESGNWVPASRIKGLFAAIAKIDPGPATSIATSSAAAAPSVFNQAQSPSELAKVQNVPIVQSTDSRLSKFISDGQPPKVVGKLLGRVHDICVESEIPEYIAVQHLPSVMSPDAIVLTNRRVIIFRAKSLGRMEMLDVPWLHLGNIHIKEGIVGATLSVTGINGHVETLDHLPKAQARSVYRVGQQREEEVREQRRQRMMEEQRNAASNVTVNTNVSAAVPEAQPPHMDLTARLSQLKSMLDAGLIDQSEFDTKKAEILAIL